The Anoplopoma fimbria isolate UVic2021 breed Golden Eagle Sablefish chromosome 5, Afim_UVic_2022, whole genome shotgun sequence genome contains a region encoding:
- the minpp1b gene encoding multiple inositol polyphosphate phosphatase 1b (The sequence of the model RefSeq protein was modified relative to this genomic sequence to represent the inferred CDS: added 103 bases not found in genome assembly) — protein MRQLSELVRREGGGTGGGLQDQSGWDMWYTEDMDGQLVMKGRDDLRQLARRLSILFPSLLSEENMRRIRLRSSSKHRCVSSVEAFQEGLQQHWRRSDVQYSHQVDDELMRFFERCRGYVEGVEKNRTALLEVEKFKHGEEMEAVRRKVAERLGLRQQDLTPDLVEAAFYLCSYELSIRSLHSSWCYLFDEDDAKVLEYKADLKQYWKRFHGHEINGLSSCPLFHHVFRTLDKAGRPRRSTDESPEPASILVGHGETLLPLLSLLGLYKDQTPPTADNYHSQHGRSFRSGLIMPYAANLLFVLYDCQGGPRLQLLVNESPVRFPGLETEDAPLYRDVRATYRHLLDGCDFHRECEGMSGGRGPNTEL, from the exons gtcaGCTGGTGATGAAGGGTAGAGATGACCTCCGTCAGCTGGCGCGCCGTCTGTCCATCTTGTTCCCGTCGCTCCTGTcggaggagaacatgaggaggatCCGTCTGAGGAGCAGCTCCAAGCATCGCTGTGTGAGCAGCGTGGAGGCGTTTCAGGAAGGACTGCAGCAGCACTGGAGACGCTCAG ACGTGCAGTACAGCCACCAGGTGGACGACGAGTTGATGCGTTTCTTCGAGCGTTGCCGTGGTTACGTGGAGGGCGTGGAGAAGAACCGCACGGCGCTGCTGGAGGTGGAGAAGTTCAAACAcggggaggagatggaggccGTGAGGAGGAAGGTCGCCGAGAGACTGGGCCTCCGTCAGCAGGACCTCACTCcag ATCTGGTCGAGGCGGCGTTCTACTTGTGTTCCTACGAGCTCTCCATTAGATCTCTTCACTCTTCGTGGTGTTATCTGTTTGATGAAGACGATGCAAAG GTGTTGGAGTACAAGGCGGACCTGAAGCAGTACTGGAAGCGTTTTCATGGTCATGAGATCAACGGTCTGTCCAGCTGTCCTCTGTTTCATCACGTCTTCAGGACGCTGGACAAAGCCGGACGTCCACGCAG gtccactgaCGAGTCTCCTGAGCCGGCCTCCATCTTGGTGGGACACGGCGAGacgctcctccccctcctctccctgctgGGACTCTACAAGGACCAGACTCCACCCACTGCAGACAACTACCACTCACAGCATG GTAGAAGTTTCCGGTCCGGTCTCATCATGCCGTACGCCGCCAACCTGCTCTTCGTCCTGTACGACTGCCAGGGAGGCCCGCGGCTGCAGCTGCTCGTCAACGAGTCGCCAGTTCGATTCCCAGGGCTTGAGACGGAGGACGCGCCGCTGTACCGGGACGTCCGGGCCACGTACCGCCACCTGCTGGACGGCTGTGACTTCCACAGGGAGTGTGAGGGCATGAGCGGCGGCCGGGGACCGAACACCGAACTCTGA
- the atad1b gene encoding outer mitochondrial transmembrane helix translocase, with the protein MVLREVPVENIARPLGRNEVIGLLFRLTIFGAVTYFTIKWMVDAIDPTRKQKVEAQKQAEKLMRQIGVKNVKLSEYEMSIAAHLVDPLSMQITWRDIAGLDEVITELKETVILPVQKRHLFQGSRLLQPPKGVLLYGPPGCGKTLIAKATAKEAGFRFINLQPSTLTDKWYGESQKLAAAVFSLAVKLQPSIIFVDEIDSFLRSRSSSDHEATAMMKAQFMSLWDGLDTDHHCQVIIMGATNRPQDLDSAILRRMPTRFHINQPSTMQREQILKLILEDESVDDSVDLVDVSKETDGFSGSDLREMCRDAALLCVRDYVHTQNDSTLEDFIRPIHQSDLQKAIGKMKKSKMAGGHSALLHAALD; encoded by the exons ATGGTGCTGAGGGAGGTCCCCGTCGAGAACATTGCCCGTCCTCTGGGCAGGAACGAGGTCATCGGCCTGCTCTTCCGTCTCACCATATTCGGAGCCGTCACCTACTTCACCATCAAGTGGATGGTGGACGCCATCGACccgaccaggaagcagaaggtGGAGGCTCAGAAACAG GCGGAGAAGTTGATGCGTCAGATTGGAGTTAAAAATGTGAAGCTGTCTGAATACGAGATGAGCATCGCTGCTCACCTGGTCGACCCTCTGAGCATGCAG ATCACATGGAGGGACATCGCCGGTCTGGACGAGGTGATCACAGAGTTAAAGGAGACCGTCATCTTACCTGTTCAGAAGAGACACCTGTTCCAGGGATCCAGACTGCTGCAGCCCCCTAAAG GTGTGCTGCTGTACGGGCCTCCGGGCTGCGGGAAAACGCTCATCGCCAAGGCGACGGCCAAGGAGGCGGGGTTTCGTTTCATCAACCTGCAGCCGAGCACGCTGACGGACAAATGGTACGGCGAGTCCCAGAAGCTGGCGGCCGCCGTCTTCTCATTGGCTGTCAAACTGCAGCCGTCCATCATCTTCGTCGACGAGatag ACTCGTTCCTGAGGAGCCGGTCCAGCTCAGACCACGAGGCCACGGCCATGATGAAGGCCCAGTTCATGAGTCTGTGGGACGGACTGGACACAGACCACCACTGCCAG GTGATCATCATGGGAGCCACCAATCGTCCTCAAGACCTGGACTCTGCTATTCTGAGGAGGATGCCCACCAGGTTCCACATCAACCAGCCT AGCACGATGCAGAGAGAGCAGATCCTCAAACTCATCCTGGAGGACGAGAGC gtcgACGATTCAGTGGACCTCGTTGACGTCTCCAAGGAGACGGACGGTTTCTCAGGAAGTGACCTCAGAGAGATGTGTCGCGACGCCGCTCTGCTCTGTGTCCGGGACTACGTCCACACGCAGAACGACag tacATTAGAGGACTTCATCCGTCCGATCCATCAGTCCGACCTTCAGAAGGCGATCGGTAAGATGAAGAAATCAAAGATGGCGGGCGGTCACAGCGCTCTGCTTCACGCCGCTCtggactga